The Poecilia reticulata strain Guanapo unplaced genomic scaffold, Guppy_female_1.0+MT scaffold_181, whole genome shotgun sequence genome contains the following window.
acagaaagGCCGCTTTCTATTGGTCCGTCCACATATCACTCCAGCAAGGAATTGCATCACTCTTGTAAATGCTGAACTCTGATTGGTCCAGAGATCTTTACGCCGCCGCCTCCTCggccctgattggctgattccaAACATTGCCGAACATGGTAAAGGGAGATTTCGCAATCGGCTGCTGTCCATgttccaaacaaaaacagtgagaGCGGCCGGAGACGGAGTTAAAGTGGCACTTTCTATCCCATATCGGTCCGGATAGACTCCAGGTTAACCACGCGGTCTCCTGGTGAAGGtaaactttgactttttggCTCAGAAACACAGATTTATCCTCGAAGAGCGTTAGCAGCGGGTGCTAATAGGCTAACGGCTAACTCGTTCGATTAAAATCTGAGAAATTAACCCGGTTCGACCCGGTTCGGGTCTTAAACCGCGTCTAGCGACCAGCAGGCGGTACTTTGAGCTCAGGGTGTCGGTAGATGAGGGAGGAAACGAGCTGCTTTAATTGGACTAAAAGTTATGTCGGTTTCGGGAAATGATCCGTTTAATCGACGTCGTTCGGCCCAGTTTCCCGGTTCTGTTTGGCTTTATGTATTGATGTTGGGactcggttcggttcggttttGAAAAGTGAGGTTTGTGCTGAGACCCGCATGACTCGGAGTTCCCCTCACTGATGATGCAACAGCAGGCAACAGCCGCTGTTTCACCCGGAGCGAGTTCTGCTACACACAGGGCAGCCGCTCCATAGCAACGTGCCGACCAATCACAGCGCGGCGCGGCTTCACAGCGTGGAGTGACGTCATCAGGAATAACGGCGATCACTGGAcgtttattaatttattgacgtttatttattattattccttccaaatgaaatgaaatgtcgTCATGACTCATGTTGAAGGAAGGATCTCCAGGAGCAGTCAGTGGTGCAGcgaatctgaagaggcctctgacagttcagtgattaaaaacaactctgttgccatggttacgcatCATATCAAAAGTACAGCAGAAAtccacaaccagaaccaggcgaaaaaatgatccaaaaccAGGGCAACCGAGtgctccaacatgctgccaccagGGCGGCGCTGTTCTACAATTATAATATCATGGTTATTGATGTGTCCCCGTGTTGTCCTGCAGACCCGTCctgtggttctgacccgtccGGCTCCGGTCAGACCTGAGCTCCTGCAGGCAGCACATCCAAATGAGCCGGCCGCCACAGCCGAACCTCATCACAGCAGAGCCCAACGGCGTGAGCGTCATCCAGAGCCAGGCGCACGCCGCCGCAGCGTCCAACGCAGCGTCCCTCGCCGGACTGCAGCAGGTCCCCCAGCTCGTCCCCGCCAACCCGTCAGCCGCCGGAGGAAAGGCGGCGCCGCCCAGCAAGATGAAGAAGCCCAGCGTGGACAAGGACAGCGATGAGTACCGGCAGCGGCGCGAGCGCAACAACCTGGCGGTGAAGAAGAGCCGCATGCGCAGCAAGCAGAAGGCCATGGACACGCAGCAGCGCGTCAACGAGCTGAAGGAGGAGAACGAGCGGCTGGAGGCCAAGATCAAGCTGCTGAGCAAGGAGCTGAGCGTCCTCAAAGACCTGTTCCTGGAGCACGCCCACAACCTGGCCGACAACGTGCAGCCGCCCGCCGCCGCCAGCCCCGCCCCCGCCCAGTGAGGGCGGAGCCTCAGGGCTGCCGGCTCGCGTCCTTCCTCCATCCCCGTCGTTCCTGGCCCCGCCCCCTCGGTGATGTCACTGGGAGACGGTCTGGAGAGACTTCCTGTGGCCGGACGCGGCCTCTGATTGGCCCAGAGGGAAACGGCGTTCGGTCGGACCCGATCGTGTGacttctgtctgtttttgttattattccACAGCTTTCCGTCACGTTCTGCTGGGTTCTGCTGGGACCGCTgagcagaacctccagaaccgcCCCGCCCAATCAGGATCCAGAACTCTTCCTGATCATGGTCACGATTGGTGGCGTGTTTGTCTgagccggttctggttctggttctggttctggaagcAGTAGAACCGGTGAGGGGCAGTTTCTCCAGAACTTTGAGGAGGCCCGGTTCTGACTCCACTGGGATCCAGACAGACTCGGTTCATGCAGGACTGGAGCaggaagccccgccccctcccgCGTGCCCCCACCTGCCCAGCCAGGTGTGTTGGTGTGCAGCGCGACAGGCGGAACCGGGCGGACCCAGACGCCTCGACAGAACCGCAGCTTTAGGTAAATCCAGGTGTAAACGGGT
Protein-coding sequences here:
- the cebpg gene encoding CCAAT/enhancer-binding protein gamma — encoded protein: MSRPPQPNLITAEPNGVSVIQSQAHAAAASNAASLAGLQQVPQLVPANPSAAGGKAAPPSKMKKPSVDKDSDEYRQRRERNNLAVKKSRMRSKQKAMDTQQRVNELKEENERLEAKIKLLSKELSVLKDLFLEHAHNLADNVQPPAAASPAPAQ